Proteins from a genomic interval of Tachyglossus aculeatus isolate mTacAcu1 chromosome 8, mTacAcu1.pri, whole genome shotgun sequence:
- the LARP6 gene encoding la-related protein 6 — MEPAGEEEMGAWVRIRVAVQPAEEEEEEEEEEEGSGAATQEGTRCHLSASEEEPGRSHSGAATSGGENDGDDADPAWTPPEPELIRKLVDQIEFYFSDENLERDAFLLKHVRRNKRGFVSIKLLTSFKKVKHLTRDWRATAHALHHSAALELDADGRKVRRRAPVPAFPAEHLPGKLLLAHHLHRLPGPAEDGARREWLLAHLLGLFGAFGPIAAVRLLRPGEEPPPDLRRLGGRYDGVSDTECALVEFEEEHAAARAHEALGSAGPGVRVVLIGTKPPKKKKKKEPKPQHGDPGPHGPSRPKSLNRRLEALQSGGDESSANSSSEPDSNPASPRAARHARGPLRLGAPKSPLAEAAAAGRLCPEPPPGTDYSSDSSITPSGSPWVRRRRQARADAREPSPGASPLLPRRPPPSDGCPVGVLRLPRGPDGSRGFRDRPEPRGTMPAPGSGPRPFEN, encoded by the exons ATGGAGCCGGccggagaggaggagatgggggcctGGGTGCGAATCCGGGTGGCCGTGCAGcctgccgaggaggaggaggaggaggaagaagaagaagaaggatccGGGGCTGCCACCCAAGAGGGCACCCGCTGTCATCTCAGTGCCAGCGAGGAAGAACCAGGCCGCAGCCACAG CGGCGCGGCCACGAGCGGGGGAGAGAACGACGGGGACGATGCGGACCCCGCCTGGACGCCCCCAGAGCCCGAGCTCATCAGGAAGCTGGTGGACCAGATCGAATTTTACTTTTCGGACGAGAACCTGGAGAGAGACGCCTTCCTGCTGAAGCACGTCCGCAGGAACAAGAGGGGCTTCGTCAGCATCAAACTCCTCACGTCTTTCAAAAAG GTGAAGCACCTGACCCGGGACTGGCGCGCCACGGCCCACGCCCTGCACCACTCGGCCGCGCTGGAGCTGGACGCGGACGGGCGCAAGGTCCGCCGCCGGGCACCGGTGCCCGCCTTCCCCGCGGAGCACCTCCCGGGGAAGCTGCTGCTGGCCCACCACCTGCACCGACTCCCCGGGCCCGCGGAGGACGGGGCGAGGCGGGAGTGGCTCCTGGCCCACCTGCTCGGCCTCTTCGGCGCCTTCGGCCCCATCGCGGCCGTGAGGCTGCTGCGGCCCGGGGAGGAGCCGCCCCCCGACCTCAGGCGCCTCGGCGGCCGCTACGACGGGGTGAGCGACACCGAGTGCGCCCTCGTGGAGTTCGAGGAGGAGCACGCGGCCGCCCGCGCCCACGAGGCCCTGGGCTCCGCAGGCCCCGGGGTGCGGGTGGTGCTGATCGGCACGAAGCCccccaagaagaagaagaagaaggagcccAAGCCCCAGCACGGGGACCCCGGCCCGCACGGGCCTTCGCGCCCCAAGTCGCTCAACCGGCGCCTGGAGGCCCTGCAGTCCGGCGGCGACGAGTCCTCGGCCAACAGCTCGTCCGAGCCGGACAGCAACCCCGCCTCGCCCCGGGCGGCTCGCCACGCCCGCGGACCCCTGCGGCTCGGCGCCCCCAAGTCCCCCCTGgccgaggccgccgccgccggacgCCTGTGCCCCGAGCCCCCGCCGGGCACCGACTACTCGTCCGACAGCAGCATCACCCCGTCCGGCAGCCCCTgggtccgccgccgccgccaggccCGGGCCGACGCGCGGGAGCCGAGCCCCGGGGCCAGTCCCCTGCTCCCGCGCCGCCCGCCGCCCAGCGACGGATGTCCGGTCGGGGTCCTGCGCCTCCCCCGGGGTCCCGACGGCTCCAGGGGCTTCCGCGACAGGCCGGAGCCAAGGGGGACGATGCCCGCACCCGGCTCCGGCCCCAGGCCTTTTGAGAACTAA